One genomic region from Euleptes europaea isolate rEulEur1 chromosome 6, rEulEur1.hap1, whole genome shotgun sequence encodes:
- the MRPL16 gene encoding 39S ribosomal protein L16, mitochondrial, which produces MAASGNLEATITKSHGGRGVSWHERETLDLLAIWGEEKTQESLCASHRNIDVFERIARQMAAMGHRRTAVECRTKTKAMSHKYKRVVAHKGRFGNDPATCAFYPERHRILSGDASVVPRRIAQSLRVRWIVGELLQSGPVWSERSPALVSGAAPWPPSRGASLRVSAGRSPTPYYVEAERTPRTRCFQDTSSTSSMILSENSISILEVACLIRECSCTNFCFVITFYNFSWFLPGSSSINIFTAGLKKYALPPDYSGITIPPKPKLKFIERAPSVPKVRREFKNLRDIRGPSLEATEFTEGQYGILAMGGGYLRWGHFEMIRLTINRHINPKTMFAVWKVPAPYKPITRKGLGQRMGGGKGAIDHYVTAVKAGRLIIEMGGYVEFGEVERFLTQVAKKLPFPAIAVSRQSLQEMRDKEEERRQNNQNPWTFERIITSNMLGMRKYLSPYDLQLKGRYWGKFFLPDRV; this is translated from the exons atggccgcgAGCGGGAATCTAGAGGCCACCATAACGAAATCACATGGTGGCAGAGGGGTTTCTTGGCATGAGAGGGAGACCTTAGATTTGCTTGCAatatggggggaggagaagaccCAGGAATCCCTGTGCGCCTCCCATCGAAACATCGATGTTTTCGAGAGGATTGCTCGGCAGATGGCGGCGATGGGTCATCGAAGGACCGCCGTAGAGTGCCGAACCAAAACCAAGGCCATGAGTCACAAGTACAAGCGGGTGGTGGCGCACAAAGGTCGCTTCGGCAATGATCCTGCCACCTGCGCGTTCTACCCCGAGCGACACAGAATCCTGAGTGGCGATGCCAGTGTCGTCCCTAGAAGGATCGCTCAAAGTCTACGGGTTCGCTGGATTGTAGGAGAAC TGTTGCAGTCAGGGCCGGTTTGGAGCGAGCGCAGCCCTGCCTTGGTTTCCGGCGCCGCCCCTTGGCCTCCTTCTCGAGGAGCCTCGTTGCGGGTATCAGCGGGTCGGTCGCCGACGCCGTATTATGTGGAAGCGGAGCGGACGCCCCGTACTCGCTGCTTCCAGGACACCAGCAG CACCTCTTCTATGATTTTATCAGAGAACAGTATTAGCATTTTAGAGGTAGCATGTTTGATCAGAGAATGTTCTTGTACCAATTTCTGCTTCGTAATAACTTTCTATAACTTCTCTTGGTTTCTTCCAGGCTCCAGTAGCATCAACATTTTCACTGCTGGCTTGAAGAAGTATGCACTTCCCCCAGATTATTCTG GCATTACCATTCCTCCAAAACCCAAACTAAAGTTCATAGAGAGAGCCCCAAGTGTACCCAAAGTTAGGCGTGAGTTCAAGAATTTACGTGACATCCGTGGTCCATCTTTAGAAGCCACAGAattcactgaaggacagtatggTATTCTG GCTATGGGTGGTGGCTACCTCCGTTGGGGTCACTTTGAAATGATACGCTTGACTATCAACCGGCACATCAATCCCAAGACAATGTTTGCTGTTTGGAAGGTGCCTGCCCCATACAAGCCCATCACCCGCAAAGGGCTAGGACAGCGGATGGGTGGTGGTAAAGGTGCAATTGACCATTATGTGACAGCGGTGAAGGCGGGCCGTCTCATAATAGAAATGGGCGGATATGTTGAATTTGGTGAGGTAGAGCGCTTCCTAACTCAAGTGGCCAAAAAGCTACCTTTCCCAGCCATAGCAGTCAGCCGGCAGTCCTTGCAGGAGATGCgggacaaggaagaagagaggaggCAAAACAACCAGAATCCATGGACTTTTGAGCGCATTATCACATCCAATATGCTAGGGATGAGAAAATACCTGAGCCCCTATGATTTGCAACTAAAGGGCCGCTATTGGGGAAAGTTTTTTCTACCAGATAGAGTATAA